In Acidovorax sp. 106, the following proteins share a genomic window:
- a CDS encoding RHS repeat-associated core domain-containing protein, translating to MQAVVIREIASIEKTFLLNFMQALQRMWFILPLIRLVAALLLPTASQAQQVLLPNQEYTEKGTDLTVKTLAGQVSILRTWAAGQWYINPAWANLRLIPDPMGGVLAIERAGSIYERTGSLSGEAAGGSTGKVYRFDSNNLIEKTVSGWRWYDPLGNAIQYSKSGAILSYNNSNGAKVTFVRDSGGNLVNVQDPLGRTIYTLNYDPSGRISNIVDISGSSVQYRWSSQGLLEQVIDSENQAWRYEYDSHNQIIKRINPAGASVTVSYGSNPGELPAAAGFAGLGSGSSDGSGGGTSGAVASSGSTKAPKPRNARVASFTDESGARWDYRIDYNRTRQEYLISIQRPDGSNAQNRYNKDGWHLEFTLQGQKQWERIIESAAQHRLIDARGQTTTTQYDADLRPLRVVYADGSSVSTKYDAQGRIVRQVNPLGTISTWRYSSQGNLVEAVEAAGLPEQISHKYTHDQWGNTLTYTRGAGGAQGADAISETYAYDSWGNLTRVTDGVGNSTQLSYSHQGILVGLTNPLGNAWSAQHDKLGRYLRWQDPLGRAKQFQYNNAGQLGSYLDALSSTWKFGYDSKGRIVSIEDPLGQISKRAYDPLGRQLSRTTPGGQKLQAQYDGLGRRTGNVDAAGNATQIVYGLEGSALAGRVTSVKYPTFQQAYRYDPLGRVTQIIQTPDGNVSNPQALTWRFGWNALGQRISMMDPADNATLIRYDVFGRTVETIDSLNQSTKQTWDAHGNATSVTDAKGNTHRFDYDKAGRLLQETRPGGGITRFQYDAAGQLTQRTDAGGNIRRYQYDKVGNLTVEEHLQAGTTLDQRITYQYNANNQLIAYDQQDGQGQAISAATYQIDALGRITQRATKLGNNPGAVTVGQSYNLDGQLASHTYPDGSQTQYSYLQGQLAQVKLPNGSAITYGDYQWLQPTKIQTPGATKTQTFDALQRPLGITVQGAANQTLMSRSYQYDPAGNITQITSDLGLTQYSHDALGRLTQAKPDTALQTLGLPTEHYTYDSVHNRTSSAHQPGAWSYNAVNQLTQYPAQQNGQTLATQVQYDPQGHTQKETNSQSIKTYQYNAAERLVRFEESRSSNNAGSGAIQASYRYDPFGRRISKTTIQGGNSQTTYYAYSSSGLLAELNDHGMLTKAYGWNPRVAGLWSTAPLWQAQTNPQNAGLSNASTAYHYLHTDHLETPVLGTDKSGAQTWKAISKAFGETHVDTNSVITMNLRFAGQYYDDESGLHQNYFRDYWPRTGRYVQRDPIGLNGGINTYGYSNANPLILVDPFGLFTLCDALRKMATKKDNPWIRGDDLYSHDITQEQIFLQELGLPLVVDGVDLQYFLVQHRFVRSAGWARYGAAVSGTVFFGYYSPIGSAVSARNNNVGFDGWLEDVGGDLSGVKLGNEAGLSDSFEKFVSKKCEEECKK from the coding sequence ATGCAAGCCGTAGTGATCAGAGAAATCGCATCGATCGAGAAGACTTTTTTATTAAATTTTATGCAAGCCCTCCAACGAATGTGGTTCATACTGCCGCTTATACGCCTTGTCGCGGCCTTGTTGCTTCCTACCGCTAGCCAAGCGCAGCAAGTTCTTTTGCCCAATCAGGAGTACACGGAAAAAGGCACGGATCTGACTGTGAAAACCCTAGCAGGCCAGGTGTCGATCTTGCGAACTTGGGCTGCTGGGCAGTGGTACATCAACCCTGCATGGGCGAACTTGCGCTTGATACCAGATCCAATGGGCGGGGTTCTGGCCATTGAGCGTGCAGGCAGTATTTACGAGCGTACAGGGAGCCTTTCAGGCGAAGCAGCAGGCGGTTCAACGGGCAAGGTCTATCGTTTTGACAGCAACAACCTGATTGAGAAAACAGTCAGTGGCTGGCGTTGGTATGACCCACTAGGTAATGCTATTCAATACAGTAAATCAGGCGCTATTCTGAGTTACAACAACTCTAATGGTGCCAAAGTCACTTTTGTTCGTGACAGCGGTGGCAATCTTGTCAATGTGCAAGACCCCCTGGGTAGAACAATCTATACGCTGAACTATGACCCCAGCGGACGCATTTCTAATATCGTCGATATCTCAGGCAGCAGCGTTCAGTACCGCTGGTCTTCGCAAGGGCTGCTAGAGCAAGTCATAGATAGCGAAAACCAAGCCTGGCGATACGAATACGACAGCCACAATCAAATCATCAAGCGCATCAACCCTGCGGGAGCCAGCGTCACCGTGTCTTATGGCTCGAATCCTGGAGAGTTACCTGCAGCTGCCGGTTTTGCAGGTTTGGGCAGCGGGTCTTCTGACGGCAGCGGTGGCGGCACATCCGGGGCAGTCGCAAGTAGCGGCAGTACGAAGGCCCCAAAACCGCGTAATGCACGAGTCGCCAGCTTCACGGATGAATCTGGCGCGCGGTGGGATTACCGTATTGACTACAACCGCACGCGACAAGAGTATCTTATTTCTATACAACGCCCGGATGGCAGCAACGCCCAAAATCGGTACAACAAAGACGGTTGGCACCTGGAGTTCACCCTGCAAGGCCAAAAGCAATGGGAGCGCATTATTGAGAGTGCTGCCCAGCATCGTTTAATTGATGCCAGAGGCCAAACCACCACCACCCAATACGACGCAGACTTACGACCATTGCGCGTCGTATATGCAGACGGCAGTAGCGTCAGCACAAAATACGACGCGCAAGGGCGCATCGTTCGGCAAGTAAACCCCTTGGGCACCATTTCTACCTGGCGCTACAGCAGCCAAGGCAACTTGGTAGAGGCTGTCGAGGCTGCCGGTTTGCCTGAGCAAATCAGTCACAAATACACCCATGACCAATGGGGTAACACACTGACTTACACCCGAGGTGCTGGCGGCGCACAAGGCGCAGACGCCATCTCGGAAACCTACGCCTATGACTCCTGGGGCAACCTCACACGCGTCACAGACGGCGTGGGCAACAGCACCCAGTTGAGTTACAGCCATCAAGGTATTTTGGTGGGGTTGACCAACCCCTTGGGCAACGCCTGGAGCGCCCAGCATGACAAGCTTGGCCGCTACCTGCGCTGGCAAGACCCTTTGGGCAGAGCCAAGCAGTTCCAATACAACAATGCCGGGCAACTTGGCAGCTATTTGGATGCACTGAGCAGTACGTGGAAGTTTGGCTACGACTCCAAAGGTCGCATTGTTAGCATTGAGGACCCTTTGGGGCAAATCTCCAAGCGGGCGTACGACCCGCTTGGCCGTCAGCTGTCTCGAACCACCCCCGGCGGGCAAAAACTGCAAGCCCAATACGACGGGCTAGGGCGTCGCACAGGGAATGTGGACGCCGCCGGCAACGCAACCCAAATCGTTTACGGGTTGGAGGGCAGCGCCTTGGCGGGTCGCGTCACCAGCGTCAAGTACCCCACTTTCCAACAGGCGTATCGGTACGATCCACTCGGTCGCGTCACGCAAATCATTCAAACGCCCGATGGCAACGTGAGTAACCCCCAAGCCCTCACGTGGCGCTTTGGTTGGAACGCCTTGGGGCAGCGCATCAGCATGATGGACCCCGCTGACAACGCCACACTCATCCGCTATGACGTATTTGGTCGCACGGTAGAAACCATAGATAGCCTGAACCAAAGCACCAAACAAACCTGGGATGCACACGGCAACGCAACCAGCGTGACCGATGCCAAGGGCAACACCCACCGCTTTGACTACGACAAAGCCGGGCGACTGCTGCAAGAAACTCGCCCTGGTGGCGGCATCACGCGCTTTCAGTATGACGCAGCAGGCCAGCTAACCCAGCGCACCGATGCCGGCGGCAACATCCGCCGCTACCAATACGACAAAGTGGGCAACCTCACGGTAGAAGAACACCTGCAGGCAGGCACCACGCTCGACCAGCGCATCACCTACCAATACAACGCTAACAACCAGCTCATTGCCTACGACCAACAAGACGGCCAAGGCCAAGCCATCAGCGCAGCCACCTACCAAATCGACGCCTTGGGCCGCATCACCCAGCGCGCTACCAAACTGGGCAACAACCCCGGCGCCGTCACGGTGGGGCAAAGCTACAACCTAGACGGCCAACTGGCAAGCCATACCTACCCAGACGGCAGCCAAACCCAATACAGCTACCTGCAAGGACAACTGGCCCAAGTCAAGCTACCCAACGGCAGCGCCATCACCTACGGCGACTACCAATGGTTGCAACCTACCAAAATCCAAACCCCTGGGGCTACTAAAACCCAAACGTTTGACGCACTGCAACGCCCGTTGGGCATCACAGTGCAAGGCGCCGCCAACCAAACCCTGATGAGCCGCAGCTACCAATACGACCCTGCAGGCAACATCACTCAAATTACCAGCGACTTGGGGCTAACCCAATACAGCCACGACGCCCTTGGCCGTCTCACTCAGGCGAAGCCCGACACAGCCCTGCAAACTCTGGGCTTGCCCACAGAGCATTACACCTATGACAGCGTTCACAACCGCACCAGCAGTGCCCATCAACCGGGAGCCTGGAGCTACAACGCAGTCAATCAACTGACGCAATACCCTGCGCAGCAAAATGGTCAAACTCTGGCGACCCAAGTGCAATACGACCCGCAAGGGCACACCCAAAAAGAAACCAATAGCCAAAGCATCAAGACCTACCAGTACAACGCTGCAGAGCGGCTGGTGAGGTTTGAAGAAAGCCGCAGCAGTAACAACGCAGGCAGCGGCGCAATACAAGCCAGCTACCGCTACGACCCCTTCGGGCGCAGAATCAGCAAAACCACCATCCAAGGTGGCAATAGCCAAACCACCTACTACGCCTACAGCAGCAGTGGCCTTTTGGCAGAACTCAACGACCACGGCATGCTTACCAAAGCCTATGGCTGGAACCCGCGGGTAGCGGGCCTGTGGAGCACTGCCCCCCTGTGGCAAGCGCAAACCAACCCACAAAACGCCGGCCTGAGCAACGCGTCCACGGCATACCACTACCTGCACACAGACCACCTGGAAACACCGGTACTGGGGACAGACAAATCTGGCGCGCAAACGTGGAAGGCGATCAGCAAAGCGTTTGGGGAAACCCATGTAGACACCAACAGCGTCATCACGATGAACCTGCGGTTTGCAGGGCAGTACTACGACGACGAGAGCGGGTTACACCAGAACTACTTCCGCGACTACTGGCCACGCACGGGGCGGTATGTACAGCGGGATCCGATTGGGCTTAATGGTGGAATTAATACTTACGGTTATAGCAATGCCAATCCACTAATATTGGTGGATCCATTTGGATTATTTACTTTATGCGATGCCTTGAGGAAGATGGCTACAAAGAAAGATAATCCGTGGATTCGCGGTGACGATCTATATAGCCATGATATAACTCAGGAGCAAATTTTTTTACAGGAGCTTGGGTTGCCGCTGGTTGTTGATGGGGTCGATTTGCAATATTTTTTGGTTCAACATAGGTTTGTGCGAAGTGCTGGTTGGGCGCGTTATGGAGCTGCGGTATCGGGAACTGTATTTTTTGGATACTATTCTCCTATTGGATCTGCTGTCAGTGCAAGAAACAATAATGTCGGATTTGACGGGTGGCTTGAAGATGTTGGCGGTGATTTGAGCGGTGTGAAGCTGGGAAATGAAGCGGGATTATCAGATTCTTTTGAAAAATTTGTCTCGAAGAAATGTGAAGAAGAATGTAAAAAATGA
- a CDS encoding site-specific integrase, whose amino-acid sequence MARKAKELSALEVGRLTSPGHHAVGGVAGLYLYVVDSGARSWVLRTTVGSKRRHMGLGGFPEVPLAKAKEKARAAKEQITQGIDPIAQRIAIASSLKAQQATEITFEKAAQAYIEAHGESWKSPKHRAQWSATLMTYAYPHFGNLLVKDVVQEHVLKALEPIWKTKTETATRLRGRIESILDWATVRKYRTGDNPARWKGHLDKLLPAPGKIQKVEHHKALPASQMSAFIKDLRTREGLAARALEFSILCASRSGEVRGARWTEIDMHQAIWVIPAERMKAGKEHRVPLSTQTLKLLKSIPKSEAGDLVFTSTTGKSLSDMALTTVLRRMKVDAVPHGFRSTFRDWAGEMTNHPRDVAEQALAHTLENKVEAAYRRGDALEKRRLMMQEWADYCDASTHAEQAPKLSDAFTGGWRVS is encoded by the coding sequence ATGGCACGAAAGGCCAAGGAACTCTCGGCACTGGAAGTTGGACGATTGACCTCTCCAGGACATCATGCAGTGGGGGGCGTAGCAGGACTCTATTTATACGTTGTGGACTCAGGCGCAAGGTCCTGGGTTCTACGAACAACTGTGGGCTCTAAACGTCGTCACATGGGCCTTGGCGGCTTCCCTGAAGTGCCACTGGCCAAAGCCAAAGAAAAGGCACGTGCAGCCAAGGAGCAGATCACTCAAGGGATTGATCCCATTGCTCAACGCATTGCGATTGCCAGCAGCCTCAAAGCGCAACAGGCTACTGAGATCACATTTGAGAAGGCAGCTCAGGCCTACATCGAAGCCCACGGAGAAAGCTGGAAGAGCCCCAAGCACAGAGCGCAATGGAGCGCCACGCTGATGACGTACGCGTATCCGCACTTTGGCAATTTACTGGTGAAAGATGTTGTTCAAGAACATGTCCTCAAAGCGCTCGAGCCCATCTGGAAAACCAAAACAGAGACAGCCACGCGACTGCGAGGACGGATCGAGAGTATTCTGGACTGGGCGACGGTGCGCAAATACAGAACAGGCGACAACCCAGCCCGATGGAAGGGGCACCTGGACAAGCTGCTACCAGCCCCCGGCAAAATCCAGAAGGTGGAGCACCACAAAGCCCTGCCCGCATCTCAGATGTCAGCCTTCATCAAGGACCTGCGAACCCGCGAAGGGCTGGCGGCCCGCGCGCTGGAATTTTCCATCCTATGCGCATCACGCAGCGGAGAGGTGCGTGGAGCTCGCTGGACTGAAATCGACATGCACCAAGCCATTTGGGTTATCCCCGCCGAACGCATGAAAGCAGGCAAGGAACACCGAGTGCCACTGAGCACTCAAACCTTGAAGCTACTGAAATCGATACCAAAATCAGAAGCCGGAGATTTGGTATTCACATCCACGACCGGCAAGTCTCTGTCTGATATGGCACTCACTACCGTATTGCGGCGTATGAAAGTCGATGCCGTCCCCCACGGATTTCGCTCGACCTTCAGAGACTGGGCAGGCGAAATGACGAACCACCCACGCGATGTAGCAGAACAAGCTCTTGCACATACGCTGGAGAACAAAGTAGAGGCAGCCTATCGCCGGGGTGATGCCCTTGAGAAAAGACGGCTCATGATGCAAGAGTGGGCGGATTACTGCGATGCATCGACTCATGCTGAACAGGCGCCAAAACTAAGCGATGCGTTCACGGGTGGCTGGCGTGTGAGCTGA
- a CDS encoding HD-GYP domain-containing protein: MTSSTTASRSAFGTANPHALATILEAGETRRIISATDIYDISGVKLWAGNQPVSASLQRRLLDRELRQPLETSLIAEDGVSVAGLVQTVQDVLQSASPLVPVLQPHAPRLLALVGGITLHPVAQLLLTAAQTARPAHYAHAVAAMALNGALMAADGGDDAAVRLALLSGLLHDVGEMYIDPLHGEAEADRDLDFASYQQLVVHPHVGYLLVAQLTNYPAEVARAIAEHHERLDQSGYPNALGGGKMSPQGRLLAVTEATLNALRSPYSHLLHASVALRAVPGEFDLHWVGKITQAAGAQPPQSAVLQASEIEQRLAALGDVLAGAEQRVLALAQVAQLPAMQTALALAQFLLGRLRTGWNESGLWNPAALLSADAAEVEALEDELYFRLRGVQRATLLRAGQLPEPEAGQLLALCDSLAMGA, from the coding sequence ATGACGTCATCGACGACTGCAAGCCGTAGCGCATTTGGCACAGCCAACCCGCATGCGCTGGCCACGATTTTGGAAGCTGGCGAAACCCGCCGCATCATCTCGGCCACCGATATTTACGATATTTCCGGCGTGAAGCTGTGGGCGGGCAACCAGCCTGTGTCTGCTTCGTTGCAGCGCAGGTTATTGGACCGCGAATTGCGTCAGCCGCTGGAGACCAGCCTGATTGCCGAGGACGGCGTGTCGGTGGCGGGCTTGGTGCAGACCGTGCAGGATGTGTTGCAGAGTGCGTCGCCGCTGGTGCCGGTATTGCAGCCCCATGCCCCGCGTTTGCTGGCCTTGGTAGGGGGGATCACGCTGCACCCCGTGGCCCAGTTGCTGCTGACGGCGGCCCAAACGGCGCGGCCTGCGCACTACGCGCATGCCGTGGCGGCCATGGCGCTCAACGGGGCGTTGATGGCGGCGGATGGCGGGGACGACGCGGCGGTGCGTTTGGCCTTGCTCAGTGGCTTGTTGCACGATGTGGGCGAGATGTACATCGATCCACTGCATGGCGAGGCTGAGGCGGACCGCGATCTGGACTTTGCCAGCTACCAGCAATTGGTTGTGCACCCCCATGTGGGCTATTTGTTGGTGGCGCAGCTCACCAATTACCCGGCAGAGGTGGCGCGGGCGATTGCCGAACACCATGAGCGCCTGGACCAATCTGGCTACCCCAACGCCTTGGGGGGCGGGAAGATGTCCCCGCAGGGGCGTTTGTTGGCAGTGACTGAGGCCACGCTCAATGCGCTGCGCAGTCCGTACAGCCATCTGCTGCATGCGAGCGTGGCGCTGCGTGCGGTGCCCGGCGAGTTTGATTTGCATTGGGTGGGCAAGATCACCCAGGCGGCAGGCGCTCAGCCGCCGCAGTCTGCCGTCCTGCAGGCCAGCGAGATTGAACAACGGCTGGCGGCGTTGGGTGATGTGCTGGCGGGCGCAGAGCAGCGCGTGCTGGCACTGGCCCAAGTGGCCCAGTTGCCTGCCATGCAGACCGCGCTGGCTTTGGCGCAGTTCTTGTTGGGTCGCTTGCGCACGGGCTGGAACGAGAGCGGCTTGTGGAACCCCGCAGCCCTGCTCAGTGCAGACGCTGCCGAGGTGGAAGCGCTGGAGGATGAGTTGTACTTCCGTCTGCGTGGCGTGCAGCGTGCGACCTTGTTGCGTGCAGGCCAGTTGCCTGAGCCCGAGGCGGGGCAGCTGCTGGCGCTGTGTGACTCCTTGGCGATGGGGGCGTGA
- a CDS encoding Spy/CpxP family protein refolding chaperone — MKSWIKKSLFTVFGASIALGGLTACSSARPWHHDASPEQMAQMQGKMVERIGSKLDLNAEQKQKLQALTDVLLAQRKAMAGAAGDPRSQVQALVAGERFDRSAAQSLLDEKTRAVQAGGPAVIAALGDFYDSLQPAQQQKVRDMMQRRRGWMASHG; from the coding sequence ATGAAGTCCTGGATCAAGAAATCCCTGTTCACTGTGTTTGGCGCCAGCATTGCCCTGGGTGGGCTCACAGCCTGCTCTAGCGCAAGGCCTTGGCACCACGATGCCAGCCCTGAGCAGATGGCCCAGATGCAGGGCAAGATGGTCGAGCGCATCGGCAGCAAACTGGACCTGAATGCCGAGCAAAAGCAAAAGCTGCAGGCACTGACCGACGTGCTGCTGGCCCAGCGCAAGGCCATGGCCGGTGCGGCAGGTGACCCCCGATCGCAGGTGCAGGCCCTGGTGGCAGGCGAGCGGTTTGACCGATCGGCTGCCCAGTCCCTGCTCGACGAAAAGACCCGCGCTGTGCAGGCTGGCGGCCCTGCTGTGATTGCCGCGCTGGGCGATTTTTATGACAGCCTGCAACCCGCCCAGCAGCAAAAAGTGCGCGACATGATGCAGCGCCGCCGTGGCTGGATGGCATCGCACGGCTGA
- a CDS encoding response regulator transcription factor: MHRILLIDDDEQLGPPLTTYFQRFEMALTHALRPSDGLARLGQGGFDAAILDVMLPEMDGFELCRTIRKQSDLPIVMLTARGDVMDRVVGLELGADDYLPKPFEPRELVARMQTVLRRRRGNGVGEAGDVIRFDGLSIDAARRSVVRQGQALELTGTEFDLLHLLAREPGRVFSRDDILNQLRGHDAELYTRAVDIVVSRLRKKLEPLDCIKTLRNAGYSLALRRVAA, from the coding sequence ATGCACCGCATTTTGCTTATTGACGATGATGAACAGCTGGGCCCCCCGCTGACCACTTACTTCCAGCGGTTTGAGATGGCACTGACCCATGCCTTGCGCCCCAGTGACGGGCTGGCCCGGTTGGGGCAAGGCGGCTTTGATGCGGCCATCCTGGACGTCATGCTGCCGGAGATGGATGGCTTTGAGTTGTGCCGCACCATCCGCAAGCAAAGCGATTTGCCCATCGTCATGCTCACTGCGCGGGGCGATGTGATGGACCGCGTGGTGGGCCTGGAACTGGGCGCGGACGACTATCTGCCCAAACCCTTTGAGCCGCGCGAGCTGGTGGCGCGCATGCAAACCGTGCTGCGCAGGCGGCGTGGCAACGGTGTGGGCGAGGCGGGGGATGTGATCCGGTTTGACGGCTTGAGCATCGATGCGGCCCGCCGCAGCGTGGTGCGCCAAGGCCAGGCCTTGGAGTTGACGGGCACCGAGTTTGATTTGCTGCACCTGCTGGCGCGCGAGCCAGGCCGCGTCTTCAGCCGCGACGACATTCTGAACCAGCTGCGCGGGCACGACGCCGAGCTGTACACCCGCGCCGTGGACATCGTGGTGAGCCGCTTGCGCAAAAAGCTGGAACCGCTGGACTGCATCAAAACCCTTCGCAATGCGGGCTACTCGCTGGCACTGCGCAGGGTGGCTGCATGA
- a CDS encoding cell wall metabolism sensor histidine kinase WalK, with protein MSDQRTARTRPPRWRRGRYAADHPGGEENACGTAPYCPWHRRARDAVGYSLRLRLVLVFLLLALAMAITFMGGVQKAIAIGWREAARPLLMDYVDRLVEEVGTPPSIERAQAIVGRLPIHMHIEGPVVKWDSHPDQPRPEWMRLKSAPDKRWLSEADGHKLLQRVTADGHTIVFGLNAMTWDQKPRIAWLTLTVLLLLTALAYAYVRYLLRPLDDIRRGAQRFGAGDFAQPIPLRSTRRPDELGQLAATINTMGEDIHQMLEAKRALLLAMSHELRSPLTRARLNTELLPEGADTQAQRDALLRDLGEMARLISDLLESERLAGRHAALHREPTDLAALAREVVEELSVRHAAAAHIRVVMNGAGLAGKPTEGRPPQHPTPLMALDRSRVRLLLRNLLDNSLRHSDPAAPPPELHCTLDATGGVVLRVRDFGPGVADEHLGRLAEPFFRPDTARQRATGGVGLGLYLCRLVAQAHGGWLHIANAKPGLEVQVALPRVG; from the coding sequence ATGAGCGACCAGCGAACTGCGCGGACCAGGCCTCCCCGTTGGCGCAGAGGACGGTACGCGGCGGACCACCCCGGCGGTGAAGAAAACGCCTGCGGCACCGCACCCTATTGCCCCTGGCACCGCCGTGCACGCGATGCCGTGGGGTATTCGCTGCGCCTGCGGCTGGTGCTGGTGTTTTTGCTGCTGGCCCTGGCCATGGCCATCACCTTCATGGGGGGCGTTCAAAAAGCCATTGCCATCGGCTGGCGCGAGGCCGCTCGCCCGTTGCTCATGGACTATGTGGACCGGCTGGTGGAAGAGGTGGGCACCCCGCCCAGTATTGAGCGCGCCCAAGCCATTGTGGGGCGCTTGCCCATCCACATGCACATCGAGGGGCCTGTGGTGAAGTGGGACTCGCACCCCGACCAGCCTCGGCCCGAATGGATGCGCTTGAAGAGCGCTCCGGACAAGCGTTGGCTGTCAGAAGCCGATGGACACAAGCTGCTGCAACGCGTGACTGCCGACGGCCACACCATTGTGTTCGGCCTGAACGCCATGACCTGGGACCAAAAGCCCCGCATCGCCTGGTTGACGCTGACGGTGCTGCTGTTGCTGACGGCGCTGGCCTATGCCTACGTGCGCTATCTGCTGCGCCCGCTGGACGACATTCGCCGGGGCGCACAGCGCTTTGGCGCGGGTGATTTTGCGCAGCCGATTCCACTGCGCAGCACCCGCCGCCCCGATGAGCTGGGGCAACTGGCCGCCACCATCAACACCATGGGTGAAGACATTCACCAGATGCTGGAGGCCAAGCGCGCGCTGCTGCTGGCCATGAGCCATGAGCTGCGCAGCCCCCTGACCCGCGCGCGCCTGAATACCGAGTTGCTGCCCGAAGGCGCAGACACCCAGGCGCAGCGCGACGCCTTGCTGCGCGACCTGGGAGAAATGGCCCGATTGATCTCTGACCTGCTGGAAAGCGAACGCCTGGCCGGCCGCCACGCGGCGCTGCACCGCGAGCCTACCGACCTGGCTGCACTGGCCCGTGAGGTGGTGGAGGAGCTGAGTGTGCGACACGCCGCCGCCGCCCACATCCGCGTGGTGATGAACGGCGCGGGCCTAGCTGGCAAGCCCACTGAAGGGCGCCCGCCCCAGCACCCAACCCCGTTGATGGCGCTGGACCGCTCGCGCGTGCGTCTGCTGCTGCGCAATCTGCTGGACAACAGCCTGCGCCACAGCGACCCCGCCGCGCCGCCGCCTGAGTTGCATTGCACGTTGGACGCGACGGGCGGCGTGGTGCTGCGGGTGCGCGATTTTGGCCCCGGCGTGGCAGACGAGCACCTGGGCCGTCTGGCCGAGCCCTTCTTTCGGCCCGACACGGCGCGCCAGCGCGCCACTGGGGGCGTGGGCTTGGGCTTGTACCTGTGCCGCTTGGTGGCCCAGGCCCACGGCGGTTGGCTGCACATTGCCAATGCAAAGCCGGGCCTGGAGGTGCAGGTGGCGCTGCCACGGGTGGGGTAG
- a CDS encoding ABC transporter substrate-binding protein, with translation MTRLVVKMATLAAAAACVLAAALPAQAQDTKIVLGMSGWTGFAPLTLADKAGIFKKNGLDVEIKMIPQKDRHLALASKSIQCAATTVETHVAWNANGVPIVQIFQMDKSYGADGIAVRGDIKGFADLKGKTIGVDAPGTAPYFGLAWMLSKNGMSLKDVKTTTLSPQAAAQAFVAGQNDAAMTYEPYLSTVRDNPAAGKILATTLEYPMVMDTVGCDPAWLKANGKAAQALANSYFQALDMIKADPTKSNEIMGAAVKQTGEQFAKSSSFLRWQDKAANQKFFAGELTTFMKDATAILLEAGIIRKAPEDLAVTFDASFIK, from the coding sequence ATGACTCGATTGGTTGTGAAGATGGCAACGCTGGCTGCGGCCGCTGCTTGTGTCCTGGCTGCGGCCCTGCCCGCGCAGGCGCAAGACACCAAAATCGTGCTGGGCATGTCCGGCTGGACAGGCTTTGCACCGCTCACCCTGGCCGACAAGGCGGGCATCTTCAAGAAGAACGGGCTGGATGTGGAGATCAAGATGATTCCGCAGAAAGACCGTCACCTGGCCCTGGCGTCCAAGTCCATCCAGTGCGCTGCTACCACGGTCGAGACGCATGTGGCCTGGAACGCCAACGGCGTGCCCATCGTGCAGATCTTCCAGATGGACAAGTCCTACGGCGCAGACGGCATCGCGGTGCGCGGCGACATCAAGGGCTTTGCCGACCTCAAGGGTAAGACCATTGGGGTGGATGCGCCCGGCACCGCCCCGTACTTTGGCCTGGCCTGGATGCTGAGCAAGAACGGCATGAGCCTCAAGGATGTGAAGACCACCACGCTGTCGCCCCAGGCGGCTGCGCAGGCCTTCGTGGCTGGGCAAAACGACGCCGCCATGACGTACGAGCCGTACCTCTCCACCGTGCGCGACAACCCCGCTGCCGGCAAAATTTTGGCCACCACGCTTGAATACCCCATGGTGATGGACACCGTGGGCTGCGACCCCGCCTGGCTCAAGGCCAACGGCAAGGCTGCGCAGGCACTGGCCAACTCGTACTTCCAGGCGCTGGACATGATCAAGGCCGACCCGACAAAGTCCAACGAGATCATGGGCGCCGCCGTCAAGCAGACGGGCGAGCAGTTTGCCAAGTCGTCGTCGTTCCTGCGCTGGCAGGACAAGGCCGCCAACCAGAAGTTCTTTGCGGGCGAGCTGACCACGTTCATGAAGGACGCCACGGCCATCTTGCTGGAGGCCGGCATCATCCGCAAGGCGCCTGAGGATCTGGCCGTCACTTTCGACGCGAGCTTCATCAAATAA